The proteins below come from a single Candidatus Kirkpatrickella diaphorinae genomic window:
- a CDS encoding cytosine permease, with amino-acid sequence MTTLPLAPDPHLYNEDLAPVPQNRRPWNWLNLATIWMGMVHNIVVYEAAAGLMALGFSAVECLEVVAVAYAVLFIAMCLNAVSGTRYGLPFCVLIRSAFGPVGAQLPVILRGFCAIFWFSVQAYAASQAVDAILMTIWPVWKTLSMTWLGMTMHGWCALALIWALHGWIMNHGIKSIGRFELVAGPLVIIMGAGAAIWGLSVGHGIGPLFALPSHLHGWAFAATFAGGVTGIIGMWASFAVNVPDLSRLVRSQRDQVIGQLIGLPVTALIFYPDGDCDDLRNGHCFWPCDLEPGRSAPRTE; translated from the coding sequence TTGACGACACTTCCCCTCGCGCCCGACCCGCATCTCTATAATGAAGATCTCGCACCTGTCCCGCAGAACAGACGCCCGTGGAACTGGCTGAATCTTGCCACGATCTGGATGGGCATGGTGCACAATATCGTCGTTTACGAGGCCGCTGCGGGCTTGATGGCGCTTGGATTTTCAGCGGTGGAATGTCTGGAAGTCGTGGCGGTCGCCTATGCGGTGCTGTTTATCGCCATGTGCCTGAATGCCGTCTCCGGCACACGTTATGGCCTGCCTTTCTGCGTCCTGATCCGCAGTGCCTTCGGCCCGGTCGGCGCGCAATTACCGGTCATATTGCGCGGCTTCTGCGCCATCTTCTGGTTTTCCGTGCAGGCTTATGCCGCGTCACAGGCGGTCGACGCCATTCTGATGACAATCTGGCCCGTATGGAAGACGCTCTCCATGACGTGGCTCGGCATGACAATGCATGGATGGTGCGCTTTGGCGTTGATCTGGGCGCTACATGGCTGGATCATGAATCACGGCATAAAAAGCATCGGGCGGTTTGAGCTGGTGGCGGGCCCGCTCGTCATCATCATGGGTGCGGGCGCGGCCATCTGGGGGTTATCGGTCGGGCATGGCATCGGCCCGCTCTTCGCCCTGCCTTCACATCTTCATGGCTGGGCTTTTGCCGCCACATTTGCGGGGGGCGTCACCGGCATTATCGGGATGTGGGCATCATTCGCCGTCAATGTGCCCGATCTCTCCCGCCTTGTGCGATCCCAGCGTGATCAGGTCATCGGGCAGTTAATCGGCCTGCCTGTGACAGCGCTGATTTTTTACCCCGATGGCGATTGTGACGACCTCCGCAACGGTCATTGTTTTTGGCCATGCGATCTGGAACCCGGTCGATCTGCTCCTCGCACTGAATAA
- a CDS encoding bifunctional protein tyrosine phosphatase family protein/NAD(P)/FAD-dependent oxidoreductase, whose protein sequence is MSVEPLSADFTAAGQVTVDDMPRLVKEGYTAILCLRPDDEEPEQPKAAEIAAAAEAAGLQFGLMPMRSSERPDEEMLRRLQNIINDLKGDDAKARIYAYCRSGGRVRIAYDLLRALPDRKHVAAHKFDVVIVGGGSGGIATAASLIKRRPDLTIAVIEPAAAHYYQPAWTLVGGGAFSKHATRRTEASVMPKDVNWVHHAVAAFHPENDMILLEDETEISYKALVVATGVTLNFDAIPGLEETLGKNGVTSNYRYDLAPYTWELVQGLKTGKAIFTQPPAPFKCAGAPQKAVYLSCDAWAKRRVNDAISVEFDVAGPALFGVKDFVPVLMSYIQRYKVDLQLNSKLVHVDGEAKTATFERQAGGKTEIVTRQFDMLHVVPPQSAPKIVRESALANAEGYLAVDPETLQHITFKNVFGVGDVIGTSNAKTAAAARKQAPIIAENLLAMMDSRELPYAYDGYGGCPLTVENGKVVLAEFGYGGKLMPSFPKWIINGFKPSRVSWTLKKFGLPFIYWNAMLKGREIMLGLKRR, encoded by the coding sequence ATGAGCGTGGAACCACTATCCGCCGACTTCACCGCCGCGGGACAGGTCACAGTGGATGACATGCCGCGACTCGTCAAAGAGGGCTATACCGCCATCCTCTGCCTGCGACCGGATGATGAAGAGCCGGAACAGCCAAAAGCGGCTGAGATCGCCGCGGCTGCCGAGGCGGCTGGTTTGCAGTTCGGCCTCATGCCCATGCGGTCAAGTGAGCGACCGGATGAGGAAATGTTGCGGCGGCTGCAGAACATCATCAATGACCTCAAAGGCGACGACGCGAAGGCCCGCATCTACGCTTATTGTCGCTCCGGCGGGCGGGTGCGCATCGCGTATGACCTGTTACGCGCGCTTCCCGATCGCAAGCATGTGGCGGCCCATAAATTTGATGTGGTCATTGTAGGGGGTGGCTCCGGTGGGATCGCCACCGCGGCGAGCCTGATTAAAAGACGGCCGGATTTGACCATTGCGGTGATTGAACCGGCAGCTGCGCATTATTACCAGCCAGCCTGGACACTCGTCGGTGGCGGGGCTTTCAGCAAGCACGCCACAAGGCGCACAGAAGCTTCCGTCATGCCGAAAGATGTGAACTGGGTGCATCATGCGGTTGCGGCATTCCATCCTGAAAATGACATGATCCTGCTCGAAGATGAAACGGAAATCTCCTATAAGGCGCTGGTGGTCGCCACGGGCGTCACGCTGAACTTTGACGCAATCCCGGGACTTGAGGAGACGTTGGGCAAAAACGGCGTGACCTCGAATTACCGTTATGATCTTGCGCCTTATACGTGGGAGCTGGTGCAGGGACTCAAAACGGGCAAAGCGATTTTCACCCAGCCGCCCGCGCCGTTTAAATGTGCCGGGGCACCTCAGAAAGCTGTCTATCTGTCCTGTGATGCGTGGGCGAAACGCCGTGTTAATGACGCGATCTCGGTCGAGTTTGACGTGGCGGGGCCGGCTTTGTTCGGGGTGAAAGATTTTGTCCCCGTGCTCATGTCTTATATCCAACGATATAAGGTCGATTTACAGCTTAACTCGAAGCTTGTGCATGTTGATGGCGAAGCGAAGACCGCGACGTTTGAGCGTCAGGCGGGTGGCAAGACGGAAATCGTCACGCGGCAATTTGACATGCTCCATGTTGTGCCGCCCCAATCAGCCCCGAAAATCGTTCGGGAAAGCGCGCTTGCCAATGCGGAAGGTTATCTAGCGGTTGATCCGGAGACATTGCAGCACATCACCTTCAAAAATGTTTTCGGTGTGGGGGATGTGATCGGGACATCCAACGCCAAAACAGCTGCCGCCGCGCGGAAACAGGCCCCAATTATCGCAGAGAACCTTTTGGCGATGATGGATTCCCGCGAACTACCCTATGCTTATGATGGTTATGGCGGCTGCCCGCTCACCGTCGAAAACGGTAAGGTCGTCCTTGCGGAGTTCGGTTACGGTGGCAAATTAATGCCAAGCTTCCCGAAATGGATCATTAATGGCTTCAAACCGTCCCGCGTCTCCTGGACCCTGAAAAAATTCGGCCTGCCCTTTATTTACTGGAATGCGATGCTCAAAGGTCGGGAAATCATGCTCGGGCTGAAACGCCGTTAG
- a CDS encoding cupin domain-containing protein, producing the protein MSRFQRRGFLSIAGLAGLGGVAQAMPLGAPHSGKENGRKSAGTAPGLSKAHAPPVQQNPHGAAIPDFVASLNRAEMHKVDGGWARELNHAQFHALKDLAVVNMGLEVGCMREMFWRQQAEWGYVVSGKCRIMSLDEQGRSSVDDVGAGDIWSVPAGTPHSIIGLAPTGAEILMFLDDADGSEFHTNSISAWMAATPPELLEKNFNTPQQVFIASKKEPRWISRLSKPGDLDTARKNARIRPGAEKIVYLFSRSNFYARAAGGYMQVVDPTSFPASRPFSAASDVIHVNGMREMHWHPHAAEFGIVLSGTAELTVMCTDGHQKTARLDKNDVWNIPRGQGHCIVNRGAEDLHVLTVYKADRYAGYGLSDWLTHVPVEVTAETLGLPVDVIDHFPMARKGFMPR; encoded by the coding sequence ATGAGTCGTTTCCAACGTCGTGGCTTCCTCTCAATTGCAGGTTTGGCGGGTCTGGGCGGCGTCGCACAGGCCATGCCCCTCGGCGCACCACATTCCGGCAAGGAAAATGGACGCAAATCGGCCGGCACTGCGCCCGGTCTGTCCAAGGCACATGCGCCACCCGTGCAGCAAAACCCGCATGGCGCCGCCATCCCCGATTTTGTCGCGTCTCTCAATCGCGCTGAGATGCATAAGGTCGATGGCGGATGGGCGCGGGAGCTTAATCACGCGCAATTTCACGCCCTTAAAGACCTCGCTGTCGTCAATATGGGGCTTGAGGTCGGGTGTATGCGCGAGATGTTCTGGCGTCAGCAGGCAGAGTGGGGCTACGTCGTCTCAGGCAAATGCCGCATCATGTCGCTGGATGAGCAGGGGCGCTCCTCCGTTGATGATGTCGGGGCGGGTGACATATGGTCGGTCCCTGCCGGGACGCCGCACAGCATCATCGGGCTTGCCCCGACCGGTGCGGAGATCCTGATGTTTCTGGATGATGCGGACGGCTCGGAATTCCATACAAATTCGATCTCAGCCTGGATGGCCGCGACACCGCCCGAATTGCTGGAGAAAAACTTCAACACGCCACAACAGGTCTTTATCGCGTCAAAAAAAGAACCGCGCTGGATCAGCCGCCTCTCCAAACCCGGAGATCTCGATACGGCACGTAAAAATGCGCGGATCAGGCCGGGTGCGGAGAAAATTGTCTATCTCTTCTCCCGTTCCAATTTTTATGCGCGCGCGGCGGGCGGTTACATGCAGGTCGTTGATCCGACAAGTTTCCCCGCCAGTCGGCCATTTTCAGCCGCGAGCGACGTCATTCACGTCAATGGCATGCGTGAGATGCACTGGCACCCCCATGCGGCAGAATTCGGCATTGTGCTGTCCGGCACGGCGGAACTGACCGTCATGTGCACGGACGGGCATCAGAAGACGGCGCGTCTTGATAAAAACGATGTCTGGAATATTCCGCGGGGACAGGGTCATTGCATCGTCAATCGCGGTGCAGAGGACCTGCATGTCCTGACCGTTTATAAGGCCGATCGATATGCCGGTTACGGCCTGTCTGACTGGTTGACGCATGTGCCGGTGGAAGTCACGGCGGAGACGCTTGGCCTTCCCGTTGATGTGATCGACCATTTCCCCATGGCGCGAAAGGGCTTCATGCCGCGTTGA
- the exaC gene encoding acetaldehyde dehydrogenase ExaC — MSSAFPAKTPFKARYENFIGGKWVPPVNGAYMTNRSPVDGRVLCEVPHSSDADVELALDAAHAARASWGRTSTTDRSRILLKIADKMEANLDLIAQAETWDNGKPIRETTNADIPLAIDHFRYFAGCIRAQEGGISEIDETTYAYHYHEPLGVVGQIIPWNFPILMAAWKIAPALAAGNTIVLKPAETTPASLLVVMDLIADILPPGTLNIVNGLGKEVGSALAGNKRIAKIAFTGSTAVGQRIAHQAAENIIPATLELGGKSPNIFFADIMDKDDAYFDKALEGFTMFALNQGQICSCPSRALVQESIFDAFMERAIKRVKAIKQGNPFDHATMIGAQNSTMQQEKILSYIKIGREEGAELLTGGDAAKLGNGLDNGFYIQPTVFKGHNKMRIFQEEIFGPVLAVTTFKTEEEALAIANDTEYGLGAGVWSRNANTCFRMGRGIQSGRVWVNCYHAYPAHSAFGGYKKSGIGRETHKMILDHYQQTKNMLVSYSEDKVGFF; from the coding sequence ATGTCCTCTGCTTTTCCCGCCAAAACGCCTTTCAAGGCGCGTTATGAGAATTTTATCGGCGGAAAATGGGTCCCGCCGGTCAATGGCGCTTACATGACCAACCGCTCCCCCGTCGATGGCCGTGTCCTTTGTGAAGTGCCGCATTCATCCGATGCGGATGTTGAACTGGCGCTTGATGCGGCCCATGCGGCGCGCGCGTCATGGGGCCGGACATCCACCACGGACCGCTCCCGCATTCTGCTGAAAATCGCCGATAAAATGGAGGCGAATCTCGACCTCATCGCGCAGGCGGAAACGTGGGATAACGGTAAGCCCATCCGTGAAACGACCAATGCCGACATCCCGCTGGCGATTGACCATTTCCGTTATTTTGCGGGCTGCATCCGCGCGCAGGAAGGCGGCATCAGCGAGATCGATGAAACGACGTACGCCTATCATTATCATGAGCCTCTCGGTGTGGTCGGGCAGATCATCCCCTGGAATTTTCCGATCCTCATGGCCGCCTGGAAGATCGCGCCCGCGCTCGCCGCAGGGAACACGATTGTCCTGAAACCGGCCGAAACGACGCCCGCCAGCCTTCTCGTGGTAATGGATCTCATCGCGGATATCCTGCCCCCCGGCACGCTGAACATTGTGAATGGTCTGGGCAAAGAAGTCGGTTCAGCTCTGGCTGGTAATAAGCGCATTGCGAAAATTGCCTTCACAGGGTCAACGGCGGTTGGCCAGCGCATCGCGCATCAGGCGGCGGAAAACATCATTCCCGCAACGCTGGAGCTGGGTGGCAAATCGCCCAATATCTTCTTTGCCGATATTATGGATAAAGATGACGCTTATTTTGATAAGGCCCTCGAAGGCTTTACAATGTTCGCGCTCAATCAGGGTCAGATCTGCTCCTGCCCCAGCCGTGCCCTCGTGCAGGAATCCATCTTCGATGCCTTTATGGAACGGGCGATCAAGCGCGTCAAAGCCATCAAGCAGGGCAATCCGTTTGATCACGCGACGATGATAGGTGCCCAGAATTCCACCATGCAGCAGGAGAAAATTCTCTCTTACATCAAGATCGGTCGTGAGGAAGGCGCTGAACTCTTGACGGGTGGCGACGCCGCCAAGTTAGGCAACGGGCTGGATAACGGTTTTTACATCCAGCCGACGGTCTTCAAAGGCCATAATAAGATGCGGATCTTCCAGGAGGAGATTTTCGGCCCCGTCCTCGCCGTGACGACGTTCAAAACGGAAGAGGAAGCACTCGCTATCGCCAATGACACGGAATATGGTCTCGGTGCTGGCGTGTGGAGCCGTAACGCGAATACATGCTTCCGCATGGGGCGTGGCATTCAGTCCGGTCGCGTCTGGGTCAATTGCTATCACGCTTATCCCGCCCATTCTGCTTTTGGCGGATATAAGAAGTCGGGCATCGGACGTGAGACGCATAAAATGATCCTCGACCACTACCAGCAAACGAAAAACATGCTGGTCAGCTACAGCGAGGATAAAGTCGGTTTCTTCTGA
- the acs gene encoding acetate--CoA ligase, translating into MTSNAAHNHEAPEHLPPIFRWHEMQQKAALNPDAHWMDLAMRLSWFTAPTQALNTSGLWFEGGKLNACYNAVDRHLEMRGDQLALIWQGEAADEKRELTYRALHQEVCRMANVLLQCGVKEGDRVAIHLPAIAEGVIAMLACARIGAIHVVLFGGFSAEAIADRIADADAKLIITADVGRRGPKRVPFKKTIDAALTHLSPDQVETILVMSVTHEDVPMQEGRDHLLAPLITAAPDTLPCVTRDANDPLFLLYTSGSTGKPKGIVHGTGGYLTWASFTQNVVFDHREGDVFWCTADLGWITGHSYVAYGPLCNGGTILIYEGMPSYPDPGQWWRVIEKYRVTSFYTSPTAIRALMREGDDVPGASDLNSLRVLGSVGEPISREAWEWFYRVIGRNRCHLVDTWWQTETGGIMISPVPGIIEGEPSAATLPLPGIDAVLLGPDGQECENEAEGVLCMRRPWPGRALSIWRNDELFQKIYLAPYPGYYFTGDGARRDGNGHYWITGRVDDVINVSGHRIGSAEIEDVLADDRDIAECAAIGIPHSLKGQAVVVFIVPKNATRADMLPEHARQIVSRRIGRYAVPEHIYVVDDLPKTRSGKNVRRLLRKIASGEKEGFGDLSTLSDPDCIERLLDATPM; encoded by the coding sequence ATGACATCCAACGCGGCACATAATCACGAAGCGCCTGAGCACCTGCCCCCGATTTTTCGATGGCATGAGATGCAACAGAAAGCGGCGCTGAACCCGGACGCGCACTGGATGGATCTTGCCATGCGCCTGTCATGGTTCACCGCGCCAACTCAGGCTTTAAATACTTCCGGGCTCTGGTTCGAAGGTGGGAAGCTGAATGCCTGCTATAATGCCGTGGATCGCCATCTTGAGATGCGCGGTGACCAGCTGGCTTTGATCTGGCAGGGAGAGGCGGCCGATGAAAAGCGGGAACTGACTTACCGCGCACTTCATCAGGAAGTTTGCCGCATGGCGAACGTCCTTCTGCAATGCGGCGTGAAAGAGGGTGATCGCGTGGCGATTCATCTCCCTGCCATTGCAGAGGGCGTGATCGCAATGCTCGCCTGTGCGCGGATCGGGGCGATACATGTAGTGCTTTTTGGCGGTTTCTCCGCTGAAGCCATCGCTGACCGCATTGCAGATGCGGATGCCAAACTTATCATCACCGCCGATGTCGGTCGACGCGGGCCGAAGCGGGTCCCGTTCAAGAAAACGATCGATGCGGCGTTGACGCATCTTTCACCCGACCAGGTCGAGACGATCCTCGTCATGTCTGTAACGCATGAGGACGTGCCGATGCAGGAAGGGCGCGACCATCTCCTTGCCCCCCTCATCACCGCAGCGCCGGATACGCTTCCCTGCGTCACGCGCGATGCGAATGACCCCCTTTTTCTGCTTTACACTTCCGGGAGTACGGGCAAGCCGAAAGGCATCGTGCACGGCACGGGCGGTTACCTCACCTGGGCAAGCTTCACCCAGAATGTGGTTTTTGACCATCGTGAGGGTGATGTCTTCTGGTGCACGGCTGATCTTGGCTGGATTACCGGGCATAGTTACGTGGCCTACGGGCCGCTATGTAATGGCGGGACAATCCTGATTTATGAGGGTATGCCCTCCTACCCCGACCCCGGCCAATGGTGGCGCGTGATTGAGAAATATCGCGTCACGAGTTTTTACACTTCCCCCACCGCGATCCGCGCCCTGATGCGGGAGGGTGATGACGTGCCGGGTGCGTCCGATCTAAACTCTTTGCGCGTGCTGGGTTCCGTCGGAGAACCGATCAGCCGGGAGGCATGGGAGTGGTTTTACCGGGTCATTGGCCGCAATCGATGCCATCTCGTGGATACATGGTGGCAGACGGAAACAGGGGGCATCATGATCTCCCCCGTCCCCGGCATCATCGAGGGTGAACCAAGCGCCGCCACCTTGCCACTGCCCGGTATTGACGCTGTGTTGCTGGGCCCGGATGGTCAGGAATGCGAAAATGAGGCTGAGGGCGTCCTGTGTATGCGTCGCCCGTGGCCCGGACGCGCGCTTTCCATCTGGAGAAATGATGAATTATTCCAGAAAATCTATCTGGCCCCCTATCCCGGATATTATTTCACCGGCGATGGGGCGCGACGCGACGGAAATGGCCATTACTGGATTACCGGTCGTGTTGATGACGTGATCAATGTTTCCGGCCATCGCATTGGTTCAGCGGAAATTGAGGATGTACTGGCGGATGATCGCGATATTGCGGAATGTGCCGCCATCGGGATACCCCATTCCCTGAAAGGCCAGGCCGTCGTGGTGTTCATCGTGCCGAAAAATGCAACGCGGGCCGACATGCTGCCGGAACATGCACGCCAGATCGTCTCACGTCGGATCGGGCGCTACGCGGTGCCGGAACATATTTATGTCGTGGATGATCTGCCCAAAACACGTTCCGGCAAAAATGTCCGCCGCCTCCTCCGGAAAATTGCAAGTGGCGAGAAAGAGGGGTTTGGCGACTTATCCACATTGAGTGACCCGGACTGCATTGAACGTCTCCTTGACGCAACGCCCATGTGA
- a CDS encoding class II fumarate hydratase, producing the protein MTEFRTERDGLGDIDVPADKLWGAQTQRSLHYFSIGWERMPVEMIEAFAMIKKASAEANAASQRLGKTQHDLITQVCDELLAGQHAEMFPLHVWMTGSGTQFNMNVNEVISNRACQIAGTALGSKMPVHPNDHVNMSQSSNDTFPTAMHIAAVLGTARKVLPAVQALAAAIQRKADHWADIVKIGRTHMQDAVPLSVGQEWSAFATQLREAAARVSDAVKGLYPLALGGTALGTGINTDAAFASHACARIATLTGHAFTSGHDKFALQAAHDALVHLSGTFRGLGGVLFKIANDIRLLSCGPRAGLAELHLPENEPGSSIMPGKVNPTQAEALAMLALQVMSNDVAVGMGGASGLLQMNVYKPLMIYNILQSITLIHDGCENFRRFLIEGTELNAARIQRYVDESVMLVTALAPEIGYDAASKIAHEAMARDCTLKEAALASGKLTEAQYDRLIDPKKLLAPNVVIS; encoded by the coding sequence ATGACGGAATTTCGGACCGAACGGGATGGGCTCGGTGATATTGATGTCCCCGCCGATAAATTATGGGGTGCGCAGACGCAGCGCTCACTCCATTATTTCAGCATCGGTTGGGAGAGAATGCCGGTCGAGATGATCGAGGCGTTCGCCATGATCAAAAAAGCCAGCGCCGAGGCCAATGCCGCCAGCCAACGCCTCGGGAAAACGCAGCATGACCTGATCACCCAGGTTTGTGATGAACTCCTCGCCGGGCAACATGCAGAGATGTTTCCGCTGCACGTCTGGATGACGGGCTCCGGCACGCAATTTAACATGAATGTCAATGAGGTGATTTCCAACCGCGCCTGCCAGATTGCCGGGACGGCGCTTGGCAGCAAAATGCCGGTGCACCCCAACGACCACGTCAATATGTCGCAATCCTCCAACGACACTTTTCCGACAGCCATGCATATCGCCGCTGTGCTGGGGACGGCGCGCAAAGTGCTGCCCGCCGTGCAGGCGCTTGCGGCGGCAATTCAGCGCAAGGCGGATCACTGGGCCGACATCGTCAAAATCGGCCGCACCCATATGCAGGATGCCGTCCCCTTAAGTGTCGGGCAGGAGTGGTCGGCCTTCGCGACGCAATTGCGCGAGGCAGCCGCACGTGTGTCAGATGCGGTGAAGGGGCTCTACCCCCTTGCCCTGGGTGGCACGGCACTCGGCACGGGCATTAATACGGATGCGGCTTTCGCATCCCATGCCTGCGCCCGGATCGCGACATTGACGGGCCACGCTTTCACCAGTGGGCATGATAAATTTGCCCTCCAGGCCGCGCATGATGCGCTTGTTCATCTCTCCGGCACATTTCGGGGGCTTGGCGGGGTGCTGTTTAAAATCGCCAATGACATCCGCCTCCTCTCATGCGGGCCGCGCGCCGGGCTGGCTGAACTTCATTTACCGGAGAATGAGCCGGGGTCATCCATCATGCCGGGCAAGGTAAACCCGACACAGGCAGAGGCCCTGGCGATGCTGGCCTTACAGGTGATGAGCAATGATGTCGCGGTCGGGATGGGCGGGGCGTCCGGGCTGTTGCAGATGAATGTTTATAAGCCGCTGATGATTTATAACATCCTGCAGAGCATTACCCTGATCCATGATGGCTGCGAAAACTTCCGCCGCTTCCTGATTGAAGGGACGGAACTGAATGCCGCACGCATCCAGCGTTATGTCGATGAATCCGTGATGCTTGTCACCGCCTTGGCGCCGGAGATCGGATATGACGCGGCCTCAAAAATTGCCCATGAGGCGATGGCGCGGGACTGCACGTTAAAAGAGGCGGCGCTTGCTTCCGGAAAATTGACGGAAGCGCAATATGACCGTCTCATTGACCCGAAAAAATTGTTGGCGCCGAATGTCGTCATATCCTGA
- the puuE gene encoding allantoinase PuuE, with protein MPDDLQEYCRDLTGYGARPLDPHWPGGARTAVQFVINYEEGAENAILHGDSQAEAFLSELVGAKNIPGMRNMQMESVYEYGARAGFWRLHRIFTDAAAPVTIFGVAMALARHREAVAAMREATWEIASHGYRWIDYQNVPESLEREHLRAAIRIHTEVTGAAPEGWYQGRTSPNTARLVAEEGCFTYDADSYADDLPYYDYRHGRAQLIVPYSFDTNDMKFVGYNGFTEGAQFYRYLRDSFEMLHQEGGRMMSVGLHCRIAGRPGRALAVRQFLDDLKSRSDVWIARRIDIAHHWLKNFPP; from the coding sequence ATGCCCGACGACTTGCAGGAATATTGTCGAGACCTTACAGGTTATGGCGCCAGACCGCTTGATCCGCATTGGCCTGGGGGCGCCCGCACGGCGGTGCAGTTTGTCATCAATTATGAGGAGGGCGCGGAAAATGCCATCCTCCATGGGGACAGCCAGGCCGAAGCGTTTCTCTCTGAGCTCGTCGGGGCGAAAAACATCCCGGGGATGCGCAATATGCAGATGGAGAGCGTCTATGAATATGGCGCGCGAGCCGGGTTCTGGCGGCTTCATCGCATTTTCACGGATGCAGCCGCACCGGTCACGATTTTCGGGGTTGCTATGGCTTTGGCGCGCCACCGGGAAGCCGTTGCGGCCATGCGTGAAGCCACGTGGGAGATTGCCTCACATGGTTATCGATGGATCGATTATCAGAATGTGCCGGAAAGCCTCGAACGTGAGCATCTGCGCGCGGCGATACGCATCCATACGGAAGTGACAGGCGCCGCGCCGGAGGGGTGGTATCAGGGCCGCACCAGCCCGAATACAGCGCGCCTCGTAGCGGAGGAAGGTTGCTTCACTTATGACGCCGATTCCTATGCGGATGACCTGCCATATTATGATTACCGTCACGGACGGGCACAATTGATCGTGCCTTATAGTTTCGACACGAATGACATGAAGTTTGTCGGATATAATGGCTTTACGGAAGGGGCGCAGTTTTACCGCTATCTGCGCGACAGTTTCGAGATGCTGCATCAGGAAGGCGGGAGAATGATGTCAGTCGGACTCCATTGCCGCATCGCAGGTCGCCCCGGGCGGGCGCTGGCCGTCCGGCAATTTTTGGATGACCTCAAATCGCGATCAGATGTCTGGATCGCGCGTCGCATTGATATCGCCCATCACTGGCTGAAAAATTTCCCGCCGTGA
- a CDS encoding MBL fold metallo-hydrolase, with the protein MTDDPLRNAAEIIEKSTEKDAIPSVKSFFDEATFTASHVVYDPATREAAIIDSVMDYDPASGRTGEASARKIMEFIQAESLNVVWQLETHAHADHLSAAPWLQEKLGGKLAIGAHIIDVQNVFGKIFNAGTDFARDGSQFDHLFADGEKFRVGKLEAVALHVPGHTPADMAYVIGNVAFIGDTLFMPDFGTARADFPGGDARQLFHSIRRLLSLPRETRLYLCHDYKAPGRDTYCFVTTVGAERDGNIHVHDGVSEAAFIKMRQERDTHLAMPNLLMPSVQVNMRGGHLPEAEDDGVSYIKIPVNRL; encoded by the coding sequence ATGACGGACGATCCTCTTCGTAACGCGGCAGAAATCATCGAGAAATCGACTGAGAAGGATGCGATTCCCTCTGTAAAAAGCTTCTTTGATGAGGCGACCTTCACAGCGAGCCACGTTGTTTATGACCCGGCAACGCGTGAAGCAGCGATTATCGACTCCGTCATGGATTATGACCCCGCATCCGGTCGCACGGGGGAGGCGAGCGCCCGGAAGATCATGGAATTCATCCAGGCTGAGAGCCTCAATGTGGTTTGGCAGCTTGAGACCCACGCCCATGCCGACCATCTTTCAGCCGCCCCATGGTTGCAGGAGAAACTGGGCGGCAAGCTGGCGATCGGGGCGCACATCATTGACGTGCAGAATGTGTTCGGGAAAATCTTCAATGCGGGCACCGACTTCGCCCGTGATGGCTCCCAATTCGATCATTTATTTGCGGATGGGGAAAAATTCCGCGTCGGGAAGCTGGAGGCGGTGGCGCTTCATGTGCCCGGTCATACGCCGGCGGATATGGCGTATGTGATCGGCAATGTCGCTTTTATCGGGGACACGTTGTTCATGCCGGATTTCGGCACGGCGCGCGCCGATTTCCCCGGTGGCGATGCGCGGCAGCTTTTCCACTCAATCCGGCGCCTTCTTTCCCTCCCGCGTGAGACGCGGCTTTATTTGTGCCATGATTATAAAGCGCCGGGACGGGACACATATTGTTTCGTCACGACAGTCGGGGCGGAGCGGGACGGGAATATCCATGTGCATGATGGTGTTTCAGAAGCAGCCTTTATCAAAATGCGCCAGGAGCGGGACACGCATCTCGCCATGCCCAACCTTCTCATGCCGTCCGTGCAGGTCAATATGCGCGGGGGTCATCTTCCGGAAGCGGAGGATGATGGGGTAAGTTACATCAAGATTCCGGTCAATCGCCTCTGA